GCGACCGGTCGCGGCTGTCGGCGACTCCGTGGGCGCTGAGCGCGACCAGCCGGGAGATCCCCGCGCGCTGCATGGCGGGGACGGTGACGGTCATGGCGTCGGTGCACACGGACGTCGGGCCCTGCGCCGCGCCACCCAGGGTGCTGATGACCGCATCGGCGCCGGTCAGGGCTGATGTCAGCGTCGCCACGTCACTCAGGTGCTGCCATTCCACCTCGTGCAGGCCTTCGGCGGGCGCGAAAGAACCCGTACGGCGGACCAGGGCGATGACGTGATGGGCGCGCCGTAGGGCCGTGGAGACGACCAGACGGCCGGTGGCCCCGGTCGCGCCCAGGACCACGATCCGCTTCTGTGCGACAGTTTGTCTCATAGAGCGACCGTCTCAGCTTCTGCTGTATGAGTCAAGATGTCTCATAGACTGGGTTCATGGCGCCCTCACCCGAAGATCCCCGGTTCCTGCGCAGCCGAGACGCAATCGTCGGCGCGGCCCGCGAGCTGCTGATGACCCACGGACCCGGTGCCATCACCCACGCCCGCGTCGCTGAGCAGGCGGGGATCGCGCGGGCCACGGTCTACCGGCACTGGCCGCGCACCGATCAGCTGCTGGCCGCAGCGATGGCTACCGTGCCGATGCCGTTCTTCGATGCTCCCGGCACCCCCACCCGCGACTGGCTGATTCGGGAACTGGCCGCCATCGCCAGGCAACTCGATCACCACGATGTGCGCGTCGTCACCACCACACTGGCCAACACCGCGTTGTGGGAGCAGGACATGGACGCACGCCGCGAAGGCTTCGCCGAGCTCCTCACTGCCCGGCTGGTCGAAGCCCTCGAAGAAGCCCGCGCGCGTGGGGAAGTGGACCTGCGCACAGACCCTCGCCATGCCGCCGCACTGGCGATCGGGCCGATCTACTACCGGGCCACCATCGAACACGGCACCGCCGACGACGCGTTCATCACCACCACCGTCGAGAACCTGGGCCGATGGAGGTGAGCCGGGCGCTCGGTCGAGCGGACCTGTGCCACGAACGCGCGGCGCACGAATGGCCGAACCACAGGTCCTAGGGGCGGACCCCGGCCCCGTCGAGCGCGTTGTTCACCAGGGCGACGGCGAAAGCCTCGTCCAGCGGGGCGTCCGGGATCAGCAGTCGCTGGTAGCAGGCGCCCCAGAGCTGGTCCACGAGAATGCCCAGGTCCATGTCGTCGCGCAGCTGCCCGCGCTCGCGGGCGCGTTCCAGGGCCTGCGCGGCCAGTTCGCGGCGAGGGACCGAGTAGTTGCGGGAAAAGGCTTCCGCCAGAGCCGGATCGGTCTGGGCGGCCCCGATCAGCTCGGCGATGATCGGGCCGCCGCCCTCCTGGGTCAGCAGGCGGACGAACGACGTGAGCTGGTGGGTCAGGTCGGCGCGGATGTCGCCGGTGTCGGGGAACTCCAGGACCTGCTGGCTGTGGGCGAAGTAGGCCTCCGCGGCCAGTGAGCCGGCCGAGGGCCACCACTTGTACAGCGTCATCTTGCTGGAACCGGCGGTCGCGGCGACGCGATCGAAGGTCACCGCCTTGATGCCCTCGCCGAACAGCAACTGGCCGGCGGCCTCGAGCACGCCGGCGCGGACCTCGGCGGCGGGACGACGTCCGCGACCCCGGCGGACCCGCTCCGGGCCCGTCGGAACGGGTCGTTCTTCGTGCTGCACCATGCTCCACCTTTTCCAGGGACTCCCGCGATCTTAATGGACAGATAGTCCTTAAGCAACGACGAGTGGCCATGTGGACGCGCGGTCCTTTTCCGTGTTGTTATATGGACCGAAAGTCCATCTAAGTTACAGGGACATCCCGTGTCAGCCATCTGTGTCGGAATCTCGACGCCACCCGGATCCAGCTCTCGGAGCAGGACCTGGCCGACCTTTCCACCTGAAACGCCTCCATGGATTGGAAACCATCTGTGCTCCCGTCACCACAAGACCAGATCAGTGCGGGCCCGGAGGTCCGGCACTGGATCGGTGCCCAGTACGTCGGTGGGGGAGCTGTTCTCCCCAGCGTCGATCCCGCCACCGGCGCCACCATCGGCAGCTTCCACGACGTGGAGGCCGAGAACGTCGACGCCGCCATCGTCGCGGCGAAAAATGCTTTCGAAACATCCTCGTGGTCAGCTGATCCCATGCTCCGGTCACAGGTGCTGAGTCATCTGACGGACCGGTTCGAGGACTGGCGCGAGGAACTCGTGGCCAGCCTGTGCCGGGAGAACGGCAAGCTGCGGGCCGAGGCCCTGCGCGAGACCTCGTACATCGGGCGGGCCCTGCGGATGGCGGCCGGACTGGCCATTCATCCTCAGGGGCGGGTCGCGGACGTGGCGCCGGGTGTGCAGTCGATGGCCATTCGTCAGCCGATCGGCGTGGTCGGGATCATCACCCCCTGGAACTCCCCCTCCTATCTCAGTGTTCGCTCGATCGCCCCGGCCCTGGCCGCCGGATGCACAGTGGTGGTGAAGATGCCGGCCCAGGCTGCGCAGACCGCCGCCATCGTCATGGATCTCTTCGCGAGTGTGCCGGAACTGCCCGCCGGAGTGGTGAACATCCTGATCGAGACCGGGTCCCTCGCCGCCCGCAGATTGGTCGACGCCCCGCAGGTGAAGGCGATCAGTTACACGGGCAGCACCACCACCGGCCGGAACATCGCTCAGGCGGCGGCATCACACGGGTCCTGGTGCACGAAAGCATTGCGGACGAGGTGAGGGCGCGTCTGGTCGAGGCGCTCGGAAGGGTGCGTCCGGGGCCGGCCGCGGATCCGGCCAGTGACATGGGGCCCCTGATCGACCGGGCCGCCGTCGAGCGGGTGGACCGGATGGTGGACGAGGCGCTCGAGGGCGGGGCCCGGGTGCTGCTGCGGGGAGGGCCCTGTGTCGAGGAACCGTTGTCGGCCGGTGCCTTCTACCGCCCCAGCCTCCTGGAGGTGGACGACTCGGCCGTACCGATCGTCCAGCAAGAAATCTTCGGGCCGGTGCAGGTGCTGCAGGTGTTCGCGTCCGAGGACGAGGCCGTGGCCCTCGCGAACGACACCGAATGCGGCCTGAGCGCCAGTATCTGGACCCGGGACGTGGACCGGCCGGTACGCCTGAGCCGGCGGCTGGAGGCCGGTCTGATCTCGGTCAACAGCTGGGCCCACCTGACCGTCGAGTTCGAGGAGGGCGGCTGGAAATCCAGCGGTCTGGGGCGTCTGGGTGGCCTGGCCGGTCTGGACGACTTCCTGGAGTACAAGCAGATCACCCAGGACTTCGCGGGAGGGCGTCGATGAACCGCCGGGTGCGTCGTCACTTTCCCGGTGTGCTGGCCCTGCTCCTTCTGGGCGGATGCACCGCAGCCTCCACGTCGTCCTCCCTGTCCACCACATCCACCACATCAACCCCGGACGGCACGGCCCGGCTCGGGGAGGTCAGCGAGATCGTCACCGATCTGGACATGCCCTGGGGGCTGGACTTCCTGCCCGACGGCTCGGCGCTGGTCTCGGGGCGCGCCGACGGGCGCATCCAGCGGATCCCGGCCGGCGGCGGGACGCCCGAACCGGTGGGTGTGGTGCCAGGCGTGGTCAAGAGCTCGGAGGGAGGGTTGCTGGGGATCGCGCTGTCCCCGGACTTCGATTCCGACCGGCTGCTGTACGCGTACGTGTCGTCCACCCCCACGAACCGGGTGGTCGCCCTGCGTGTGGGTGATGACTACGCGTCCCTGGGGACGCCGCGGGTGATCCTGGAGGGCATCGAGACCGCCGATCGCCATCATGGTGGACGCATCCGGTTCGGGCCCGACGGGAACCTGTGGATCGGGACGGGGGACGCCTTCGAGCCGGAGAACGCCGCGGACGACGACTCGCTCAACGGGAAGATCCTGCGGATCCGCCCCGACGGCTCCGTACCCGCGGACAATCCCTCCGACTCGCCCATCTACTCCAGCGGCCACCGCAACGTCCAGGGCATCACCTTCGGCCCGGACGGCACGGTCTACGCCTCCGAGCTCGGGCACCGGACCTGGGACGAGGTGAATGTGGTGCTCCCGGGCCGGGATTACGGCTGGCCACAGAGCGAGGGAACACAAGGGGACGCGGGTGAACCACCGCTGTTCGTGCTGCACCCCGACGATGCCTCGCCCTCCGGCATCGCCTACGCGCAGGGGTCTTTGTGGACGGGGGCGCTGGGTGGGCAGCGTCTGTGGCAGTTGCCGGTGGACGGGTCCACGGCCACCGCGGACCCGATCGAGCACCTGGTCGGCGACTACGGGCGGATCCGGACGGTCGAGGTCGCCCCCGACGGAGCACTGTGGCTGACCACGTCGAACACCGATGGGGCTACCTGGGGCGGTACGCCGCCGCGCGCGGGGGACGACCGCATCCTGCGGGTCGAGCTGACGCCGGACGAGTGACCCGTCCAGCGTTAATGGACAGCAAGTCTTTTTCGCGGTACTTTTATATGGACATCTGGTCTATTTATCTGAGGAGCAACAGTGAGCGACACCAACAGCCGCATCGCCATCGTGACCGGCGCCTCCGGCGGGATCGGTCAGGCCGTGGCCGAGCGTCTGGCCGCCGACGGCATGTCCGTGCTCGTGCACTACAGCGGCAATGCCGCCAAGGCGGACGAGACCGTCGCCGCGATCACCGCCGCCGGTGGGAAGGCCACCGCCTTCGGCGGTGACGTGGCCGACGAGGACGCGATGGGGCGTCTGTTCCAGCACGCCACCGACACCTTCGGCGGCGTGGACGTGGTGGTGAACAGCGCCGGGATCATGCCGCTGGCCCCGGTCGTGGACATGGACCTGGACACGTTCGACCGGATCCAGCGCACCAACGTGCGCGGCACCTTCGTGGTCAGTCAGCTGGCCGCGCGCACCGTGCGCCCGGGTGGGGCCATCATCAACTTCTCCACCTCGATCATGAAGCTGCAGATGCCGACCTACGGCGCCTACGCCATGTCGAAGGGCGCCGTCGAGGGCCTGACCCTGATCCTGGCCCGCGAGATGCGCGGCAAGGACATCACCGTCAACGCCGTGGCGCCCGGCCCGACGGCCACGCCCCTGTTCTTCGAGGGTAAGCCGCAGCAGGTCATCGACCACATCGCCGGCCTGAACCCGATGCAGCGCCTGGGCACGCCCGATGACATCGCCGAGGTGACCGCGTTCCTGGCCGGTCCGGGCCGCTGGGTCAACGGGCAGGTGCTCTACACCAACGGCGGCGCGGCCTGATGTCAGTTGTTCTCATCACCGGGTCGAGTACCGGGATCGGCAACCTCACCGCCAAGACCCTGGCCCGGGCCGGTCACACGGTCTTCGCCAGCATGCGCGGGATCGACGCGCGCAACGCCGGCGTCACCGCCCAGTTCCACGAGCTGGCCGAGAAGGAAGGGCTCGACCTGCACGTGGTCGAGCTCGACGTCACCTCCCAGGCCTCGGCCGACGCCGCGGTGAAAGCCGTGGTCGAGCAGGCCGGGCGCCTGGACGTGGTCGTGCAGAACGCCGGGCACCTGTACGTCGGGTACGTCGAGGCGTTCACCGACCAGGACCTGACCCACCTGATCGACATCAACGCGGTCGGTGCGCACCGCGTCAACCGGGCGGCGCTGCCCTACCTGCGGGCCCAGCGCTCGGGAACGCTGCTGTACGTCGGCAGCACGATCATCGTCACCACGCCGCCGTTCCTGGGGCCGTACGTGGCCTCCAAGGCCGCCTTTGACGCCCTGGCCGTCGTGACCTCCTACGAGGCGGCTCAGTTCGGCATCGAGACCAGCATCGTGATGCCGGGCGCGATCACACAGGGCACCTCGCACTTCCCCAACGCCTCCCGGGCCTCCGACGCCGAGGTGAGCGCCGCGTACGCGTTCCTGGACCCGCTGGTGGCCCGCAACGAGGAGGCCACCGCCAGTCTGATGCAGCCGGACATCGATCAGGACCCGCAGGTGGTGGCCGACGAGATCTCCCGCGTGCTGGGTCTTCCCCGGGGGCACAAGCCGTTCCGCAGCGTCGTCGACTTCACCGCGGCCGGGGTCGATCACGTGATGGCGTTCTCCGACCTGACCCGGGAAGCGTTCGTCACGCGTATGGGGTTCGGGCAGACGCTCCAGTTGCAGGGCTGAAACGATCTCCTGGTAAGAGGTCTTCGGGGCCGGTGACCCCCTCCGGGTCACCGGCCCCATGTCCTTCGGAAGCGATCAGCCGGCCGAGAGTCTGACCGAGTTGTAGGGCGTGTCCTGGTCCGATCGGTGTGTACGGACGATCGTGCTGCTGTCACAGCCTCCACACCAGGAGTTTCCCATGGCCCATGGGGCACAGCGCTCGGCCCTTCCCGGTTCTCGGGAAGCGATACCTATCGGGCAGAATCGTCGTGGCCGGTCAGCGCGATCCGGCCGGCGCAACGAGGGAGAGCTATGCCGTCAGGACCATCAGTCCGGTCCGTGACCGATGCGACGTTCGTCGACCAGGTCCTGCTCTCCGACGGGCCGGTCCTGGTGGATTTCTGGGCAGCCTGGTGCAAGCCCTGCCGGGCCATGGCGCCGGTGATCGAGCAGTTCGCGGCCGCCCATCAGGGGCGGATCACGGTGGTGAAACTCGATGTGGACAAGAACCGGGAGAGCGCGGAAACGTACGGGATCACGACGGTCCCGACGCTCAAGCTGTTCCGGGGTGGGCGTGAGGTGGCCTCGATCGTGGGCGCGCTGCCCCGCAAGGCCCTGGAGACACGGCTGCGTGAGGTGCTGGGCCGCGGCCCGGGGACTCGTTCGCGATCGTGACTTTCGTCCGTGCTCCCACCAGGTCACCAGCCCCAGCTGCCGGGCCCGCCCTTGAACGGGCCGACCACGTCATCGGTGATCCAGCCGCCGTAGAAGCCTCCCTCCTGCGCACGCACCCGCTCCCCGTCCACCGTGCAGTCCAACTGGGCCGGGTAACCGGTCAGCGCGCCCGCAAGGTCCGCGAACAGGGCGGTCGGGGCCTCGTACGACCACATCGCCGCGGGCAGCTCCCCGTCGGGAGTGACCACGTCCCAGTAGGTGGCCGCACCCTTCCACTCACACAGCGTCGATGCGGCCCGTGAGCGTCGGAGTACTCCGGGGGTGACGGCCTCCCGGGGGACGTACCAGGTCGGCGGGTGCGACGTCTCCAGCACTCGCCAGGCGCGGTCGGTCTCTGCGATCACGGTGCCGCCGAGCCGGACCACTACCCGCTTCGTGCTGGACACCAGCGCCGGTGGGCGGGGGTAGTCCCAGACCGACTCCTGTCCGGGACGGACGGGATCGGGGGTCACTGGTCGACGGCTCATTCCCCGATTCAAGCGCTGACCTGGCGCGAGCGCGAGTGTGCGGCGCCTGCGGCCGCCGGAACCGTGCGTGTGTCTCAGAGAACACCGAGATGGTCGATGAGGATCCGGGTCCCGATGAGGATCAGGATGACGCCGCCGGCGATCTCCGCGGGGCGGCCGATGCGGCCTCCGGCCTGTCGGCCGATGATCACACCGACCAGGGTCAGGACCGTCGTGATGGCCCCGATGAGGGCCACCGCGGGCAGGATGGACACGCTGAGGAAGGCGAAGCTGATGCCGACGGCCAGGGCATCGATGCTCGTGGCCACGGAGAGCACCAGGAGTTCGCGTAGCTCGATGCGGTCGGAAGCATCCTCCTCCTCGTCGGGGGAGAGGGCCTCGCGGATCATTTTCACACCGATGACGCCCAGCAGGCCGAAAGCGATCCAGTGGTCGATCCCGGTGATGTAGCTGCTGAAGCTGCGCCCCAGGAGCCAGCCGACCAGGGGCATCAACGCCTGGAACAGCCCGAAGCCGATCGCCAGGCCCCCGGCGTCTCGAAAGGTCAGGCGCTTCAGGTGCAGGCCCTTGGCGACAGCGACAGCGAACGCATCGGCAGATACACCCACCGCGATGATCAGGAGCGTGAGGAACGACATGCGGGCGGAGAGCCTTTCGGGCGCGCAGAAGCCGGGTGTCAGGTTGGTATCGGCACCCTCGGCCCCACAGTTTCGCCCAGACGGCTGTGGAAGCACAGTCGTCCGGTCTCTCCCCAGGACGACAGGAGCGGGTCTACGTGGTGGAGCGCTCGCCGCGGGGGCCTGTCGGTGAGGTCCCGCGTCGCGTGAGCCGACGCCGATCACGGCGCCGGCGCACCGTCGGCTCAGTTCCCGGCGAGGGCGGCGAAGATCTGCTCGTACCGGTCCTTCGGGTCGAGCCGGAGCCCGGACTTCACGAACGTGGCCCAGTCGTCGGCCAGCACCTCCTGCGCGCCGGACTCGATCGCGTCCAGGCCCGCACCCGCCAGGTCGGCCGGGTGGATCTTCGGCGCGTCCAGGCCCTTGCTCATGTCGGTGTCGACCAGCCCCATGTGTACACCGACCACGTGCGTGCCCTGCGGCGCGAGCTCGAGGCGGGTGCTGTCGGTCAGCATCCAGGCCGCTGCCTTCGACGCGGCGTAGGCACCGCCGTTGGGAACGGCGAACCAGGACAGGGCGGAGACGACGTTGAGGACAGCACCGCCCCCGTTGGCCGCCAGGATCGGGGCAAAGGCCCGGGTCATCTGCAGCGTGCCGTAGAAGTTGGTGTCCATCTCCCGCCGGATGCTCGCCTCGTCGCCGGTCATCAGCGCTGTGCCCGTGGAGATCCCGGCGTTGTTGATCAGCACCTGCACGTCACCAGCTGCGCGG
This region of Kineosporia sp. NBRC 101731 genomic DNA includes:
- a CDS encoding NAD(P)-binding oxidoreductase, giving the protein MRQTVAQKRIVVLGATGATGRLVVSTALRRAHHVIALVRRTGSFAPAEGLHEVEWQHLSDVATLTSALTGADAVISTLGGAAQGPTSVCTDAMTVTVPAMQRAGISRLVALSAHGVADSRDRSLFSLAVWAGVGEKMRDKESMEPLVSSSGLDWTIVRPPMLRDTPATGNYRVATDLPVHLWTSVARADVADFLVREVEAPHHLHAYPRITR
- a CDS encoding TetR/AcrR family transcriptional regulator produces the protein MAPSPEDPRFLRSRDAIVGAARELLMTHGPGAITHARVAEQAGIARATVYRHWPRTDQLLAAAMATVPMPFFDAPGTPTRDWLIRELAAIARQLDHHDVRVVTTTLANTALWEQDMDARREGFAELLTARLVEALEEARARGEVDLRTDPRHAAALAIGPIYYRATIEHGTADDAFITTTVENLGRWR
- a CDS encoding DUF427 domain-containing protein: MSRRPVTPDPVRPGQESVWDYPRPPALVSSTKRVVVRLGGTVIAETDRAWRVLETSHPPTWYVPREAVTPGVLRRSRAASTLCEWKGAATYWDVVTPDGELPAAMWSYEAPTALFADLAGALTGYPAQLDCTVDGERVRAQEGGFYGGWITDDVVGPFKGGPGSWGW
- a CDS encoding SDR family NAD(P)-dependent oxidoreductase → MSVVLITGSSTGIGNLTAKTLARAGHTVFASMRGIDARNAGVTAQFHELAEKEGLDLHVVELDVTSQASADAAVKAVVEQAGRLDVVVQNAGHLYVGYVEAFTDQDLTHLIDINAVGAHRVNRAALPYLRAQRSGTLLYVGSTIIVTTPPFLGPYVASKAAFDALAVVTSYEAAQFGIETSIVMPGAITQGTSHFPNASRASDAEVSAAYAFLDPLVARNEEATASLMQPDIDQDPQVVADEISRVLGLPRGHKPFRSVVDFTAAGVDHVMAFSDLTREAFVTRMGFGQTLQLQG
- a CDS encoding SDR family oxidoreductase, whose product is MSDTNSRIAIVTGASGGIGQAVAERLAADGMSVLVHYSGNAAKADETVAAITAAGGKATAFGGDVADEDAMGRLFQHATDTFGGVDVVVNSAGIMPLAPVVDMDLDTFDRIQRTNVRGTFVVSQLAARTVRPGGAIINFSTSIMKLQMPTYGAYAMSKGAVEGLTLILAREMRGKDITVNAVAPGPTATPLFFEGKPQQVIDHIAGLNPMQRLGTPDDIAEVTAFLAGPGRWVNGQVLYTNGGAA
- a CDS encoding TetR/AcrR family transcriptional regulator; this translates as MVQHEERPVPTGPERVRRGRGRRPAAEVRAGVLEAAGQLLFGEGIKAVTFDRVAATAGSSKMTLYKWWPSAGSLAAEAYFAHSQQVLEFPDTGDIRADLTHQLTSFVRLLTQEGGGPIIAELIGAAQTDPALAEAFSRNYSVPRRELAAQALERARERGQLRDDMDLGILVDQLWGACYQRLLIPDAPLDEAFAVALVNNALDGAGVRP
- a CDS encoding manganese efflux pump MntP family protein — translated: MSFLTLLIIAVGVSADAFAVAVAKGLHLKRLTFRDAGGLAIGFGLFQALMPLVGWLLGRSFSSYITGIDHWIAFGLLGVIGVKMIREALSPDEEEDASDRIELRELLVLSVATSIDALAVGISFAFLSVSILPAVALIGAITTVLTLVGVIIGRQAGGRIGRPAEIAGGVILILIGTRILIDHLGVL
- a CDS encoding SDR family oxidoreductase — protein: MELKDAVVLVTGANRGIGAEFVRLLKERGAGKIYAAARDLSSLETNGVEPIALDITDRAQIEAAARAAGDVQVLINNAGISTGTALMTGDEASIRREMDTNFYGTLQMTRAFAPILAANGGGAVLNVVSALSWFAVPNGGAYAASKAAAWMLTDSTRLELAPQGTHVVGVHMGLVDTDMSKGLDAPKIHPADLAGAGLDAIESGAQEVLADDWATFVKSGLRLDPKDRYEQIFAALAGN
- a CDS encoding PQQ-dependent sugar dehydrogenase, producing MNRRVRRHFPGVLALLLLGGCTAASTSSSLSTTSTTSTPDGTARLGEVSEIVTDLDMPWGLDFLPDGSALVSGRADGRIQRIPAGGGTPEPVGVVPGVVKSSEGGLLGIALSPDFDSDRLLYAYVSSTPTNRVVALRVGDDYASLGTPRVILEGIETADRHHGGRIRFGPDGNLWIGTGDAFEPENAADDDSLNGKILRIRPDGSVPADNPSDSPIYSSGHRNVQGITFGPDGTVYASELGHRTWDEVNVVLPGRDYGWPQSEGTQGDAGEPPLFVLHPDDASPSGIAYAQGSLWTGALGGQRLWQLPVDGSTATADPIEHLVGDYGRIRTVEVAPDGALWLTTSNTDGATWGGTPPRAGDDRILRVELTPDE
- the trxA gene encoding thioredoxin — its product is MPSGPSVRSVTDATFVDQVLLSDGPVLVDFWAAWCKPCRAMAPVIEQFAAAHQGRITVVKLDVDKNRESAETYGITTVPTLKLFRGGREVASIVGALPRKALETRLREVLGRGPGTRSRS